The following are from one region of the Candidatus Trichorickettsia mobilis genome:
- a CDS encoding NAD(P) transhydrogenase subunit alpha, translated as MSQLPIAVKQASSIAEQAQNLSDILKDIALQGSDQINVGVDPFVFAITIFILACFVGYYVVWKVTPALHTPLMSITNAISGIIIIGGMIAASPEGFSLSSVCGYFAAFLAAINIFGGFIVTERMLEMFKKK; from the coding sequence ATGAGCCAATTACCTATAGCTGTAAAACAAGCATCCTCTATTGCTGAACAAGCGCAAAATCTATCTGATATATTAAAAGACATTGCGTTGCAAGGTAGCGACCAAATCAATGTTGGAGTTGATCCTTTTGTTTTTGCAATTACGATATTCATATTAGCATGTTTTGTTGGATATTATGTGGTTTGGAAAGTAACTCCGGCATTACATACTCCTTTAATGTCCATTACTAATGCTATCTCGGGTATTATAATTATTGGTGGGATGATTGCAGCTAGCCCAGAAGGTTTTAGTTTGTCCAGCGTGTGCGGATATTTTGCCGCTTTCCTGGCAGCAATAAATATTTTTGGCGGCTTTATTGTTACAGAAAGAATGCTAGAAATGTTTAAGAAAAAATAA
- the ruvC gene encoding crossover junction endodeoxyribonuclease RuvC, with amino-acid sequence MIILGIDPGLVRVGWAVITVQSLNMRYIASGVIKTTATKPIEYRLAMIVSKIEEVIFVHKPIIIGMEETFVNANAISSLKLGYARGAIMALIGKCNLKLQEFKPNMIKKTVAGAGHAEKQQMVQMIKVLFPDAQNVWAFDEADALAVAYTCAIFNQSL; translated from the coding sequence ATGATAATACTTGGTATTGATCCTGGTTTAGTTAGAGTAGGGTGGGCTGTGATTACAGTGCAATCTTTAAATATGAGATATATAGCAAGTGGAGTAATAAAAACTACTGCAACTAAGCCAATTGAATATAGATTAGCGATGATTGTTAGTAAAATTGAAGAAGTAATTTTTGTTCATAAGCCTATAATTATTGGTATGGAAGAGACTTTTGTTAATGCTAATGCTATCTCTTCACTGAAATTAGGCTACGCTAGGGGGGCAATTATGGCTTTAATTGGTAAATGTAATTTGAAATTACAAGAATTTAAGCCAAATATGATAAAAAAAACTGTAGCTGGCGCTGGTCATGCAGAAAAGCAGCAAATGGTGCAGATGATTAAGGTTCTATTTCCAGATGCTCAGAATGTGTGGGCTTTTGATGAAGCTGATGCTCTTGCAGTTGCTTATACCTGCGCAATATTTAATCAATCATTATAA
- a CDS encoding 2-oxoglutarate dehydrogenase E1 component: protein MTKDFTQTSLLFSGNAVFIEELYRIYLTNPTAVDSNWHSFFQSFQESNLSQSSVKTTAKVILPEEKKQDCQSSKKIIEAKSDNHFKIAAMIYAYRSRGHYLAKLDPLGMEKARTKAELNLNIEHFGFTTEELGNNLNIDKNVINYPDCTLKEFVDALDKIYCSTIAIEIGRLQNLSELQWLFTTIENSQLNSTITAQDKRSILNELIEVEGFEHYLHTKFPGAKRFSIEGGDSSVVALNQLINIVANCGVREVVIGMAHRGRLSTLTKVMHKPYRAVFSEFMGNSAFTLGMDVSGDVKYHMGYSSDHDINGNKIHLSLTPNPSHLEAVNPVVAGKVRAKQDLINDFERKKVLGVLIHGDAAFCGQGIVAECLAMSSLRPYTIGGIIHFVINNQVGFTANADDTRTGRYSTEIAKLIDAPILHVNGDDIEAVLRATYIATHYQRTFGKDVVIEIICYRKYGHNEGDEPMYTQSAMYNIIKNKQSPASYYAQSLIDQGIIDQGYADKLRAEFKTKLDLEYSLVKDYQPENKWVQGLWAGYVRTGAAPVATGVAIKQLQELGLKLCNIPTDFALNPKLEKLFEARVANLNNGTHIDWATAEQLAFASLLVEGIPIRLTGQDSGRGTFSHRHSVLHSQVDDTKYIPLNNLTATQSKYFVADSNLSEYGVLGFEYGYSLVNPKHLILWEAQFGDFCNGAQIIFDQFISSSETKWLQFSGLVVLLPHGFEGQGPEHSSARLERFLSLAAEENMIIAYPTTPASFFHLLRRQIVRNTRKPLIVMTPKSLLRHKLAVSKFVDMDTGTKFLPVLDEIDDAIKNGQIKRLIFCSGKVYYDLLERRSAKNIRDIAIIRLEQLYPFIEEDVVAILSRYTNVSEFIWCQEEPQNMGAWNYIQEYLNNSLRKAKIMHQFKYVGRKPASSPAVGYLSVHNQQQEELLSILG from the coding sequence ATGACCAAAGATTTTACGCAAACAAGTCTATTATTTTCCGGTAATGCAGTATTCATAGAAGAGCTGTATCGAATTTATTTGACTAACCCTACTGCGGTCGATAGTAATTGGCATAGTTTCTTTCAGAGTTTTCAAGAATCAAATCTATCACAATCATCAGTTAAGACTACTGCAAAAGTTATTTTACCAGAAGAAAAAAAGCAAGATTGTCAAAGCTCTAAGAAGATAATTGAAGCAAAAAGTGATAATCATTTCAAGATAGCTGCTATGATTTATGCTTATCGTAGTCGAGGGCATTATCTTGCTAAACTTGACCCACTAGGAATGGAAAAAGCTCGTACTAAAGCTGAGTTGAACTTAAATATTGAACATTTTGGTTTTACTACTGAAGAGTTAGGAAATAACCTTAATATTGATAAAAATGTTATTAATTATCCTGATTGTACTTTAAAAGAATTTGTTGATGCTCTAGATAAAATTTATTGTAGCACTATTGCTATTGAGATAGGACGCCTACAGAATCTATCAGAATTACAGTGGCTATTTACAACTATAGAAAATAGTCAGTTAAATTCTACTATAACGGCACAAGATAAACGATCCATTTTAAATGAGTTGATAGAAGTAGAAGGTTTTGAACATTATTTACATACTAAATTTCCAGGAGCCAAAAGATTTTCCATTGAAGGTGGTGATAGCTCAGTAGTAGCCTTAAATCAACTAATAAATATCGTAGCAAATTGCGGAGTAAGAGAAGTAGTAATCGGCATGGCTCATCGCGGCAGGTTAAGTACTTTAACCAAAGTGATGCATAAGCCTTACCGTGCTGTATTTTCAGAATTTATGGGTAATAGTGCTTTTACTCTAGGAATGGATGTTTCAGGCGATGTTAAGTATCACATGGGTTATTCATCTGATCATGATATTAATGGTAATAAAATACATTTGTCTTTAACTCCTAATCCCTCTCATCTGGAAGCAGTGAATCCAGTAGTAGCAGGTAAAGTTAGAGCAAAGCAAGATTTAATAAACGATTTTGAACGCAAGAAAGTATTAGGGGTTTTGATTCATGGTGATGCTGCTTTTTGTGGGCAGGGTATAGTTGCAGAATGTTTAGCGATGTCAAGCTTGCGCCCTTATACGATCGGTGGAATTATCCATTTTGTTATTAATAATCAAGTAGGATTTACAGCAAATGCTGATGATACACGCACTGGTCGATATTCTACTGAAATAGCAAAATTAATAGACGCACCAATTTTACATGTTAATGGTGATGATATTGAAGCAGTGTTACGCGCAACTTATATTGCTACACATTATCAACGAACTTTTGGTAAGGATGTGGTAATTGAGATAATATGTTACCGCAAATATGGGCATAATGAAGGCGATGAGCCGATGTATACTCAAAGTGCTATGTATAATATTATAAAAAACAAACAATCACCAGCAAGTTATTACGCACAATCTTTAATAGATCAAGGAATTATTGATCAAGGTTATGCAGACAAGTTACGAGCTGAATTTAAAACTAAACTTGATCTTGAATATTCCTTAGTAAAAGATTATCAGCCAGAAAATAAGTGGGTGCAAGGGTTGTGGGCTGGCTATGTTAGGACTGGAGCTGCTCCGGTAGCTACAGGAGTGGCGATCAAGCAGTTACAGGAGTTGGGTTTGAAATTATGTAATATACCAACTGATTTTGCCTTAAATCCAAAATTAGAAAAATTGTTTGAAGCACGTGTAGCGAATTTAAATAATGGCACTCATATAGATTGGGCAACAGCAGAACAACTTGCTTTTGCCAGCTTGTTAGTTGAAGGTATTCCGATACGCCTAACGGGGCAAGATAGTGGACGAGGCACATTTTCTCATCGTCATTCAGTATTACATAGCCAAGTTGATGACACTAAGTATATACCATTAAACAATTTAACTGCAACTCAAAGCAAGTATTTTGTTGCCGACAGTAATTTATCAGAATATGGGGTGCTAGGTTTTGAATATGGTTATTCTTTAGTCAACCCAAAGCATTTAATATTATGGGAAGCGCAATTTGGTGATTTTTGTAATGGTGCGCAAATTATTTTTGACCAGTTTATTTCTAGTAGTGAAACTAAATGGTTGCAGTTTAGTGGTTTGGTAGTGTTACTGCCTCATGGTTTTGAAGGTCAAGGACCAGAACATAGCTCAGCCAGACTAGAAAGATTTTTATCGCTGGCAGCTGAAGAAAATATGATTATAGCATACCCTACTACGCCAGCTTCATTTTTCCATTTGTTGCGTCGTCAAATAGTAAGAAATACTCGTAAACCATTGATAGTGATGACGCCAAAATCTCTACTAAGACACAAATTAGCGGTATCAAAGTTTGTGGATATGGATACTGGCACTAAATTTTTACCGGTTTTGGATGAAATTGATGATGCTATAAAAAATGGTCAAATTAAACGGCTGATATTTTGTAGCGGTAAAGTATATTATGATTTACTGGAAAGGCGCAGCGCAAAAAATATTAGAGATATAGCAATTATTAGATTGGAACAGCTATACCCATTTATAGAGGAAGATGTAGTAGCGATTTTAAGTAGGTATACTAATGTATCAGAATTTATATGGTGTCAAGAAGAGCCTCAAAATATGGGTGCTTGGAATTATATCCAAGAGTATTTGAATAATAGTTTGCGCAAAGCGAAAATCATGCATCAGTTTAAATATGTTGGACGCAAACCAGCCTCTTCACCGGCAGTTGGTTATTTATCAGTGCATAATCAGCAGCAGGAAGAGCTATTAAGTATACTAGGTTAA
- a CDS encoding NAD(P)(+) transhydrogenase (Re/Si-specific) subunit beta has translation MSLQFIQLSYLAAAICFILALKGLSSPKAARKGSMIGILGMAVSLLVTFYLPNFIHKIPLLVVIIAGGVIGGYMAKKIAMTAMPQLVAGFHSLVGLAAVLVAYAAMLSPENFGVGVSGEVAAAALIEMSLGAAIGAVTFSGSIVAFAKLQGLMTSAPMKFKGQHYVCMILGLILLVLIMFFVKTESALYFNLLVLLSLLLGVLLIIPVGGADMPVVVSMLNSYSGFAAAGIGFTLGNSLLIITGALVGSSGAILSYIMCKAMNRSLIKVIFGAFLQVQGNSNVKQEHDKVAKSSSPEDAAYMLQNANSVIIVPGYGMAVAQSQHAIKEMVDILERRNIEVRFAIHPVAGRMPGHMNVLLAEANIDYEKVLELEEINRDFINTDIVLVIGANDVTNPAAKNDPNSPIYGMPILDVEKAKTILFIKRSMAVGYAGIENELFYHDNTLMLFGDAKKVVEEIVKQLHED, from the coding sequence ATGTCATTACAATTCATTCAATTATCTTATCTAGCAGCGGCGATCTGCTTTATCCTAGCGCTAAAAGGTTTGTCTTCGCCTAAAGCAGCACGTAAAGGTAGTATGATCGGCATCCTTGGGATGGCGGTTTCTTTATTAGTAACTTTTTATTTACCGAATTTTATTCACAAGATTCCTTTGTTGGTGGTAATTATAGCCGGCGGTGTAATCGGAGGATATATGGCTAAAAAGATTGCTATGACTGCGATGCCACAATTGGTTGCAGGATTTCATTCCTTGGTTGGATTGGCAGCAGTATTGGTTGCTTATGCAGCAATGTTATCTCCTGAAAATTTTGGAGTAGGCGTTAGCGGCGAAGTAGCAGCTGCTGCATTAATAGAAATGTCACTAGGGGCAGCAATTGGTGCAGTAACTTTTAGTGGTTCGATAGTAGCGTTTGCGAAATTACAAGGTTTGATGACATCTGCGCCAATGAAATTTAAAGGACAACATTATGTTTGTATGATCCTTGGTCTAATATTACTGGTATTAATAATGTTCTTTGTAAAAACAGAGAGTGCTTTATATTTTAATTTGTTAGTACTCTTGTCGTTGTTGCTCGGAGTGTTGTTGATTATACCTGTCGGTGGAGCTGATATGCCAGTTGTAGTCTCAATGTTAAACTCTTACTCTGGCTTTGCAGCAGCAGGTATTGGTTTTACTCTGGGTAATAGTTTATTAATTATTACTGGAGCTTTAGTTGGTAGTAGTGGTGCTATACTTAGCTATATAATGTGCAAAGCGATGAATCGTTCGTTGATTAAAGTAATTTTTGGAGCATTTTTACAAGTACAAGGAAATAGTAATGTTAAGCAAGAGCATGATAAAGTAGCAAAAAGCAGTAGTCCAGAGGATGCTGCTTATATGCTGCAAAATGCAAATTCAGTAATAATCGTTCCTGGTTATGGAATGGCTGTCGCGCAGTCTCAACATGCAATTAAAGAGATGGTGGATATACTGGAGCGTCGAAATATAGAAGTTAGATTCGCAATACATCCAGTAGCTGGAAGAATGCCTGGTCATATGAATGTTTTGCTTGCTGAAGCAAATATTGATTATGAGAAAGTTTTAGAACTTGAAGAGATAAATCGTGATTTTATTAATACTGATATAGTGTTAGTAATTGGAGCAAATGATGTTACTAACCCAGCAGCCAAGAATGATCCCAATAGTCCTATCTACGGTATGCCAATATTGGATGTAGAAAAAGCAAAAACTATTTTGTTTATCAAAAGGTCAATGGCTGTTGGTTATGCTGGTATAGAAAATGAATTATTTTACCACGATAATACGTTAATGTTGTTTGGCGATGCTAAGAAAGTAGTAGAAGAGATTGTTAAGCAACTACATGAAGATTAG
- a CDS encoding cell cycle transcriptional regulator TrcR: MQQNPKVPILPKATAIWLVEHTTLTFKQIADFCGVHELEVKGIADGDVAGGIMGVDPVSVSNQLTREEIERCSKDPNAKLKISSSVAYELVTKKKKPSKYTPIARRQDKPDAIYWLLKNCSDIQDNQIIKLLGTTKSTIAAIRDRSHWNIKNIRPRDPVLLGICSQIELDRLMEQIKVIPPKPELKL; this comes from the coding sequence ATGCAACAAAATCCTAAAGTACCAATATTACCAAAAGCAACAGCTATATGGCTTGTTGAACATACAACTCTTACTTTTAAGCAGATAGCTGATTTTTGTGGAGTTCATGAACTTGAAGTAAAAGGCATAGCTGATGGAGACGTAGCTGGAGGGATTATGGGAGTTGATCCGGTATCTGTCAGTAATCAATTAACTAGAGAGGAAATCGAGCGTTGTAGCAAAGATCCAAATGCAAAGTTGAAGATATCGTCAAGTGTAGCGTATGAGTTGGTAACAAAAAAGAAGAAACCATCCAAATACACTCCAATAGCCAGACGGCAAGATAAACCAGATGCTATTTACTGGCTATTAAAAAATTGTTCAGATATTCAAGATAATCAGATTATAAAATTACTTGGTACTACTAAATCTACCATTGCTGCAATTCGTGACCGTAGTCATTGGAATATCAAAAATATTAGGCCACGTGATCCAGTATTATTAGGCATCTGTAGTCAGATAGAGTTAGATCGTCTAATGGAGCAAATTAAAGTTATTCCGCCAAAACCCGAACTTAAATTATAA
- a CDS encoding sodium:solute symporter family transporter, whose translation MNFNIDIDIAIFFIFLAVNLIAGLWHGRGVRTIEDYSLGGRNFSTGTISATLTATWIGGGFFSFLISKTYSNGIYSIIPILIDYSVTFFIIGFFLSARMGEFLGSVSVAEAMGSLYGKAVRVITAIAGILAISGLIGIQFKISSSLFSHFLNISTNWAMFASSMVVVLYSAFGGIRSITFTDILQFFTFGTVIPIIGLIIWQDVASMDDILTVLAEDKNFHFTNMEFTNPQFLEMIQLSLIFVIPALHPSIFQRISMAKNVRQIKNSFVLSSISAMLMVLVTCWVGILMLVVDPNLKPEGLWFHIIDQYTSPGIRGLIIIGVTAMIMSTADSYINSSSILASHDIYAVFYQKITKKNELLFSKGMSFFIGILSIILAMTTTDMLSLMLLANNFYIPVVTVPLLFTVYGFRSSTKSVLIGMGAGSVTVIIWRIFFMDSTGIDSIVPGTLANVLFLLSTHYLLDQPGGWVGIKDRKVLDELKKERKRAYYNIFHTIKNFNFITFCCKNSPKQEVTYPVCGLFYIISTFSSMYSMPHELQQEYAEVLEIIYHSVLFVASCFLTYPIWPVTFKQEKFISVFWILGTFYILVFSSTLLMMISNFGQLQLMIFMVDLIIMATLLRWYITLFMIISGICISFEVYQYVCTHISIANGTTHMENLQFKVIYFLLLTSSVLLIFLKPKEEKYLLTEEQNLHLTKNVMDIKEELSKMMEIRNEFLRNLQHEAVTPITGITSMGQVLHENYDKFNEQQRRIAVAEISKSSERLNSLITNLVDLSKLSSMGYQLNPEQVNISKLIYERIDKCKKLYVEYKNEDSQEFITDIEDNVSINCDQYYIAKTIDNIIINAIQYCKSGRITIKLKKITNLEIEFAVCDEGIGIPKEELYDVFGTFVVSSRTKTSAGGRGIGLAVCKKVIEAHGGRIWAEQNMNGKGTTIKFILSSVSL comes from the coding sequence ATGAATTTTAATATAGATATAGATATAGCAATCTTTTTTATCTTCTTGGCTGTAAACCTCATAGCAGGATTGTGGCATGGTAGAGGAGTAAGAACTATAGAAGATTACTCACTTGGCGGTAGAAATTTTTCTACTGGTACTATTTCTGCAACTTTGACTGCAACCTGGATTGGTGGTGGTTTTTTTTCTTTCTTAATTTCTAAAACCTATAGTAATGGAATTTATTCTATAATCCCAATATTGATAGATTATTCAGTAACATTTTTTATTATTGGTTTTTTCTTATCTGCGCGAATGGGAGAGTTTTTAGGTAGTGTTTCAGTAGCAGAGGCAATGGGATCTTTATACGGCAAGGCTGTTAGAGTAATAACTGCAATAGCTGGGATATTAGCAATTAGCGGTTTAATTGGAATACAGTTTAAAATTTCCTCATCATTATTTAGTCATTTTCTAAATATATCGACTAATTGGGCAATGTTTGCTAGCAGTATGGTAGTAGTATTATATTCGGCTTTTGGTGGTATTAGATCAATAACCTTTACGGATATTCTGCAATTTTTTACTTTTGGCACGGTAATTCCAATAATTGGGCTAATAATTTGGCAAGATGTTGCCAGTATGGATGATATTTTAACGGTGCTAGCCGAGGATAAAAATTTCCATTTTACTAATATGGAGTTTACCAATCCACAATTTTTGGAAATGATTCAATTAAGTTTGATATTTGTGATTCCAGCACTGCACCCATCAATTTTTCAACGAATATCAATGGCTAAAAATGTTCGTCAAATAAAGAATTCTTTCGTTTTATCTTCGATTTCTGCAATGCTAATGGTGTTAGTGACGTGTTGGGTAGGTATTCTAATGTTGGTTGTGGATCCCAATTTAAAACCAGAGGGTTTATGGTTTCACATTATTGATCAATATACTAGTCCGGGTATCAGAGGATTAATTATTATTGGAGTTACAGCGATGATTATGTCTACTGCTGACTCGTATATTAATTCTTCTTCCATTCTTGCTTCTCATGATATTTATGCAGTTTTCTACCAAAAAATAACCAAAAAAAATGAATTATTGTTTTCTAAAGGAATGTCTTTTTTTATAGGTATCCTTTCTATTATATTGGCAATGACTACTACTGATATGTTGAGCCTTATGCTTTTAGCTAATAATTTTTATATACCGGTAGTGACAGTGCCACTGTTATTCACAGTTTACGGTTTTCGTAGTAGTACAAAATCTGTGTTAATAGGTATGGGAGCAGGGAGCGTTACTGTTATAATATGGCGCATATTTTTCATGGATAGTACAGGAATAGATAGTATTGTTCCTGGAACTTTAGCCAACGTATTGTTTTTATTGAGTACTCACTATTTATTAGATCAACCAGGGGGGTGGGTAGGGATAAAAGATCGTAAAGTATTAGATGAATTGAAAAAAGAACGTAAAAGAGCCTACTACAATATTTTTCATACTATTAAAAACTTTAATTTTATAACATTTTGTTGCAAAAATAGTCCTAAACAAGAAGTTACTTATCCTGTTTGTGGTTTATTCTATATAATTTCTACTTTTTCTTCAATGTACTCAATGCCACATGAATTACAGCAGGAATATGCTGAAGTATTAGAAATTATTTATCATTCTGTTTTGTTTGTTGCAAGTTGTTTCCTAACTTATCCAATCTGGCCAGTCACTTTTAAACAAGAAAAATTCATCTCTGTATTTTGGATACTAGGTACCTTTTATATTTTAGTTTTTAGCAGTACCTTGTTGATGATGATTAGTAATTTTGGGCAGTTGCAGCTAATGATTTTTATGGTTGATCTAATAATAATGGCGACTTTGTTAAGGTGGTATATAACTTTATTTATGATTATTAGTGGGATATGCATAAGTTTTGAGGTATATCAGTACGTATGTACCCATATTAGCATTGCTAACGGAACAACGCATATGGAGAACTTGCAGTTTAAAGTAATATATTTTCTGCTGTTAACTAGTAGTGTTTTATTAATTTTTCTTAAACCAAAAGAAGAAAAATATTTATTGACTGAAGAACAAAATTTACATCTTACAAAGAACGTAATGGATATCAAAGAAGAACTGTCGAAAATGATGGAAATAAGGAATGAGTTCTTGCGTAATCTGCAACATGAAGCTGTTACTCCTATTACAGGGATTACTAGCATGGGGCAGGTTCTGCATGAGAATTATGATAAATTTAATGAACAACAAAGACGCATAGCAGTAGCAGAAATATCTAAAAGCTCTGAAAGGTTAAATAGTCTTATTACTAACTTAGTTGATCTATCCAAATTATCTAGTATGGGATATCAGTTAAACCCAGAACAAGTTAATATTAGTAAATTGATCTATGAAAGAATAGATAAATGTAAGAAGTTATATGTGGAGTATAAAAATGAAGATTCACAAGAATTCATTACTGATATTGAAGATAATGTAAGTATAAATTGCGACCAGTACTACATAGCTAAAACAATCGATAATATAATAATTAACGCAATCCAGTATTGTAAAAGTGGTAGGATTACAATTAAATTAAAAAAAATAACAAATTTAGAAATAGAATTTGCTGTTTGTGACGAAGGTATAGGTATACCTAAAGAAGAATTATACGACGTTTTCGGTACTTTTGTTGTAAGTTCTAGAACAAAAACTTCCGCTGGAGGGCGTGGTATAGGTCTTGCAGTATGTAAAAAGGTAATTGAAGCTCACGGTGGTAGAATATGGGCAGAACAAAATATGAATGGTAAAGGAACTACCATTAAATTTATTTTGTCTAGCGTCTCTCTTTGA
- the odhB gene encoding 2-oxoglutarate dehydrogenase complex dihydrolipoyllysine-residue succinyltransferase, with amino-acid sequence MSINIIVPSLGESVTEATIAKWHKQPGESVAVDELLLELETEKVTLEVSSPASGVLSKIVKNQGDVVAMGEIVGHITEGAVGAATTKNVTTQNIDNKIAEVNMQKINPANTLPPSVQKIVTENNLDPANISGSGKGGRITKGDAIEALSVPTPVASSPMPSSASTTNNKAVERVKMSRLRKTIAQRLKDSQNTAAILTTFNEIDMTNVITLRQKYREEFEKKHGIKLGFMSFFVKATVEALKAIPSVNAEIDGDDIVYKNYYDIGVAVGTEQGLVVPVVRNASDLSFAGVETEIVNLSKKAKAGKLSMADLSGGTFTISNGGVYGSLLSTPIINPPQSGILGLHKTQERPVAIGGKVEIRQMMYIALSYDHRIIDGKEAVTFLIKVKEAIENPERLLLNL; translated from the coding sequence ATGAGTATTAATATTATTGTACCAAGCTTAGGAGAGTCTGTAACAGAAGCAACAATTGCTAAATGGCATAAACAGCCAGGAGAATCAGTTGCCGTCGATGAGTTATTGTTAGAACTTGAAACAGAAAAAGTAACCCTAGAAGTTAGTAGTCCAGCATCAGGAGTATTATCTAAAATTGTCAAAAATCAGGGTGATGTGGTAGCAATGGGAGAAATTGTCGGACATATTACAGAGGGTGCAGTGGGAGCAGCTACCACTAAAAATGTTACAACTCAGAATATCGATAATAAAATAGCTGAAGTTAACATGCAAAAAATAAATCCTGCAAATACCTTACCTCCATCTGTGCAAAAAATAGTTACAGAAAATAACCTTGATCCAGCAAATATAAGTGGGTCTGGTAAAGGTGGAAGAATTACTAAGGGAGATGCTATTGAAGCTCTATCTGTGCCTACGCCAGTTGCTTCATCACCGATGCCATCATCAGCAAGTACTACTAATAATAAAGCTGTTGAACGAGTTAAAATGTCAAGGCTACGTAAAACTATAGCGCAACGTTTGAAAGATTCACAAAATACTGCCGCAATTCTAACGACCTTCAATGAAATTGACATGACCAATGTCATCACGCTTCGACAAAAATATCGAGAAGAGTTTGAAAAAAAACACGGGATAAAGCTGGGCTTTATGTCTTTCTTTGTTAAAGCTACTGTTGAGGCGTTAAAAGCTATTCCTTCGGTAAATGCAGAAATTGATGGTGATGATATAGTTTATAAGAATTACTATGATATAGGAGTAGCTGTTGGCACGGAACAGGGATTAGTGGTTCCAGTAGTACGTAACGCTAGTGATTTAAGCTTTGCTGGAGTAGAAACCGAAATAGTTAATTTAAGTAAAAAAGCCAAAGCTGGTAAGTTATCAATGGCTGATTTATCTGGAGGTACCTTTACTATATCTAATGGTGGAGTATATGGCTCATTATTATCTACACCTATTATTAATCCACCGCAATCAGGTATTTTAGGGTTGCACAAAACCCAGGAAAGGCCTGTGGCAATAGGTGGTAAAGTAGAAATAAGACAGATGATGTATATTGCACTATCCTATGATCATAGAATAATTGATGGTAAAGAGGCAGTAACTTTCTTAATTAAAGTAAAAGAAGCAATAGAGAATCCGGAGCGGTTACTACTAAATTTATAA
- a CDS encoding palindromic element RPE1 domain-containing protein encodes MGKNVEQMSLIDKINELQKLAIIDRPFSKLASERGFEGDTEHKTAAYFWVREDLSTGSTYKSSAEVEFGERSNAYDWQSMTEIRNHLTHEYPDQPEITAKYLNIMHTLTPALVQCLEKIKERIRS; translated from the coding sequence ATGGGAAAAAATGTTGAACAAATGAGCCTTATCGATAAGATAAATGAGTTACAAAAACTAGCGATTATAGATAGACCTTTTTCAAAACTCGCTTCTGAGAGAGGATTTGAAGGAGATACGGAACACAAAACCGCAGCGTACTTTTGGGTACGCGAGGATTTAAGTACCGGCTCGACGTACAAATCTTCCGCAGAAGTAGAGTTTGGGGAAAGGTCTAATGCTTATGATTGGCAATCGATGACAGAGATTAGGAATCATCTAACCCACGAATATCCTGATCAGCCGGAAATTACAGCTAAATATTTAAATATAATGCATACACTAACCCCTGCTTTAGTGCAATGTTTAGAGAAAATCAAGGAAAGAATAAGGAGTTGA